From Magnetococcus sp. PR-3, one genomic window encodes:
- the trmFO gene encoding methylenetetrahydrofolate--tRNA-(uracil(54)-C(5))-methyltransferase (FADH(2)-oxidizing) TrmFO, with protein MAHTPITIVGAGLAGSEAAWQLAQQNIPVRIYEMRPNTMTPAHQSGNCGELVCSNSLRSDDHTNSAVGVLHEEMRRLGSLIMDCADTHRVPAGGALAVDRDAFSEAITEKLEQHPLIELVREQVTVPPVHEDSYTLITSGPLTSGGLADWIEERVGKRMAFFDAIAPIVAHDSIDFNKAWKQSRYDKGSGSDYINCAMDEAQYKTFIQALLDAEKVVFKEFEANTPYFDGCLPIEVMAERGFETLRYGPMKPVGLTNPHMEEKSYAIVQLRQDNKLGTLWNMVGFQTKLTWPEQKRIFSTIPGLEEADFVRLGALHRNTFINSPELLTESLQLKSQPNILFAGQITGVEGYVESTACGLMAGRVIGHLLRDETIQMPPILTALGALMSHITGGADATHFQPMNINFGLFPNFEQRVPKKQRKGAYAQRALEHMDAWIAQQNVK; from the coding sequence ATGGCACATACACCCATCACCATTGTTGGCGCAGGTTTGGCTGGTTCTGAAGCAGCATGGCAACTGGCCCAACAAAATATACCCGTCCGTATTTATGAAATGCGACCAAACACCATGACACCAGCCCACCAGTCGGGAAACTGTGGTGAACTGGTCTGCTCCAACTCCTTACGGTCGGATGACCACACCAATAGTGCGGTAGGGGTACTGCACGAAGAGATGCGCCGGTTGGGTAGTCTGATTATGGATTGTGCCGATACCCACCGTGTACCGGCTGGCGGCGCCCTGGCGGTGGATCGTGATGCCTTTTCAGAAGCCATTACGGAAAAATTGGAACAGCACCCGCTGATTGAACTGGTACGTGAACAGGTCACCGTTCCTCCGGTTCATGAGGATAGCTATACCCTAATCACCAGCGGCCCCTTAACCAGTGGTGGACTGGCTGACTGGATTGAAGAACGGGTGGGCAAACGCATGGCTTTTTTTGATGCCATTGCCCCCATCGTTGCGCATGATTCCATTGATTTTAATAAAGCCTGGAAGCAATCCCGCTACGACAAAGGAAGCGGCAGTGACTACATCAACTGCGCCATGGATGAAGCGCAGTATAAAACCTTTATTCAAGCCCTTCTGGATGCTGAAAAAGTGGTCTTTAAAGAGTTTGAGGCCAATACACCCTACTTTGATGGATGTTTGCCCATTGAGGTGATGGCGGAACGTGGCTTCGAGACCTTGCGCTATGGACCCATGAAACCCGTGGGATTGACCAACCCCCATATGGAAGAGAAATCCTACGCCATTGTTCAACTTCGACAGGATAACAAGCTGGGTACACTGTGGAATATGGTGGGTTTTCAAACCAAACTCACATGGCCTGAGCAAAAACGTATTTTTTCAACCATTCCAGGGTTGGAAGAGGCCGATTTTGTCCGGTTGGGTGCTCTGCACCGCAACACCTTTATCAACAGTCCAGAGCTACTGACTGAATCCCTACAGCTTAAAAGCCAACCCAATATTCTTTTTGCTGGCCAGATTACTGGTGTGGAAGGGTATGTGGAGTCTACCGCATGTGGATTGATGGCTGGGCGGGTTATTGGCCATTTATTACGAGATGAAACCATTCAAATGCCACCTATTCTCACCGCGTTAGGTGCATTAATGAGTCATATTACCGGCGGCGCGGATGCCACACATTTTCAGCCGATGAACATTAACTTTGGTCTCTTCCCCAACTTTGAGCAACGCGTTCCAAAAAAGCAGCGTAAAGGGGCGTATGCACAGCGGGCCCTTGAACACATGGATGCTTGGATTGCTCAACAGAACGTAAAATAG
- the tkt gene encoding transketolase: MSSSDLDRLCINTIRMLAVDAIEAANSGHPGLPLGAAPMAYVLWSRIMRHNPKNPNWADRDRFILSAGHGSALLYALLHTSGYDLSLEDVKKFRQYGSKTPGHPEYGHTDGVECTTGPLGQGFAMGVGMALAERRLAQEINRAEFHPMVDHFTYGIVGDGDLMEGISYEAAALAGNQCLGKLIYLYDDNGISIEGSTEIAFTEDVTKRFEAAEWQVLSVEDGEDLDAIEAAILQAQQEEERPSLIRVKTVIGRGSPKEGTASTHGSPVKGDDMAATRQAYAWPEARFHIPAETATMFEQMIKRGADAEAEWQATREIYAGRFPEETATMLARLNGELPEGWDTSLNAIEFGDKAATRASSGQCLNALAEDMPGLLGGSADLGPSNNTTLKEHADRTLHFGVREHAMAAVLNGLALHGGFQPYGGTFLVFSDYLRGAIRLSALMNVPVTYVLTHDSIGVGEDGPTHQPVEHVASLRAMPGLYVFRPCDGEETRAAWHWTLANKAPSCMVLTRQGLPNLGTDGVMEGVARGGYVKVDCEGTPDIILMGSGSEVSLTTEAAAQLSAKGHKVRVVSMPCLERYDAQDAAYKESVLPAEVATRLAVEAGSPMGWHKYVGLEGDVIAMEGFGASGPGGELMEAFGFTTANVVAQAEELLG; encoded by the coding sequence ATGAGCTCGTCTGATCTGGATCGTCTCTGTATTAATACCATCCGTATGCTGGCGGTGGACGCCATCGAAGCAGCCAACTCTGGCCATCCTGGTCTGCCCTTGGGGGCGGCACCTATGGCTTATGTGCTGTGGTCCCGCATCATGCGTCATAACCCTAAAAATCCCAACTGGGCCGATAGAGATCGCTTTATTCTCTCTGCGGGCCATGGTTCGGCACTGCTCTACGCACTGCTGCATACCAGTGGCTATGATCTTAGCCTTGAGGATGTTAAAAAATTCCGTCAATACGGCAGCAAAACCCCTGGCCATCCTGAATATGGCCACACCGATGGGGTTGAGTGCACCACGGGTCCTTTGGGCCAGGGGTTTGCCATGGGTGTAGGTATGGCCCTGGCTGAGCGCCGTTTGGCACAAGAGATCAACCGTGCTGAGTTCCACCCCATGGTAGATCACTTCACCTACGGTATTGTGGGTGATGGTGACCTGATGGAGGGGATCTCGTATGAAGCAGCCGCTCTGGCGGGCAACCAATGCCTGGGTAAGCTGATCTATCTGTATGATGATAACGGCATCTCAATTGAAGGCAGCACCGAGATCGCCTTTACTGAAGATGTGACCAAGCGCTTTGAAGCTGCAGAGTGGCAAGTGCTGAGCGTTGAGGATGGTGAAGATCTGGATGCCATTGAGGCGGCCATTCTACAAGCCCAGCAGGAAGAGGAACGTCCCTCACTGATCCGTGTGAAGACCGTCATTGGTCGTGGTAGCCCCAAAGAGGGCACCGCCTCTACCCATGGCTCCCCGGTTAAAGGGGATGATATGGCGGCCACCCGTCAAGCCTATGCATGGCCTGAAGCACGCTTCCATATCCCTGCTGAAACCGCCACCATGTTTGAGCAAATGATCAAGCGTGGGGCTGATGCAGAAGCGGAGTGGCAGGCAACCCGTGAGATTTATGCAGGGCGCTTCCCCGAAGAGACGGCGACGATGCTGGCCCGCCTGAATGGCGAACTGCCTGAGGGTTGGGATACAAGCCTGAATGCCATTGAGTTTGGAGATAAAGCGGCAACCCGTGCATCATCCGGTCAGTGCCTCAATGCTTTGGCGGAAGATATGCCTGGCCTGTTGGGGGGCTCGGCAGATTTGGGTCCATCTAACAACACCACTTTAAAAGAACATGCGGATCGTACGCTACACTTTGGGGTGCGTGAACATGCCATGGCTGCTGTTCTGAATGGTCTGGCCCTGCATGGTGGCTTCCAGCCCTATGGTGGTACCTTCCTGGTCTTCTCCGACTACCTGCGTGGTGCCATTCGTCTCTCTGCCTTAATGAATGTACCGGTCACCTATGTCTTGACCCATGACAGCATTGGCGTGGGTGAAGATGGTCCTACCCACCAGCCTGTTGAGCATGTGGCAAGCTTGCGTGCCATGCCCGGTCTGTATGTCTTCCGCCCTTGTGATGGGGAAGAGACCCGTGCGGCTTGGCACTGGACATTGGCCAACAAAGCCCCAAGTTGCATGGTGCTGACCCGTCAGGGTCTGCCCAATCTAGGTACAGATGGGGTTATGGAAGGGGTTGCCCGTGGTGGATATGTCAAAGTGGATTGTGAAGGCACCCCAGATATCATTCTGATGGGTAGTGGTAGTGAAGTCTCATTAACAACAGAGGCTGCCGCACAGCTCAGCGCCAAAGGTCACAAGGTTCGTGTGGTCTCTATGCCTTGCCTTGAGCGTTATGATGCCCAAGATGCGGCCTATAAAGAGTCGGTACTGCCGGCTGAAGTGGCCACCCGTTTGGCGGTGGAGGCTGGCTCTCCCATGGGTTGGCATAAGTATGTGGGTCTGGAAGGGGATGTCATCGCAATGGAAGGCTTTGGTGCTTCTGGCCCCGGCGGTGAGTTGATGGAAGCCTTTGGATTTACCACGGCCAATGTGGTGGCCCAAGCTGAAGAGTTACTCGGTTAA
- a CDS encoding SDR family oxidoreductase: MSMPPANRAQRPILITGCSSGIGACVAHGLKDRGYRVFATARQEQDVTRLRGEGFESFLLDLTDSESITGSLQAVLNRTEGELYGLFNNGAYAQPGAVEDLSRACLTASFETNLFGWHELTTHVLPIMRAQGYGRIIQNSSILGFTALKYRGAYNATKFALEGLTDTLRLELQGTGIYLSLVEPGPIHSRINANALLAFQRWIDHQGSVHRAAYDAQLPRLQDAQHVPFKLPPEAVLKRVIHALESDRPKRRYPVTTPTYLFAALQRVLPTAILDWIQIKVS, encoded by the coding sequence ATGTCTATGCCCCCAGCCAATCGGGCGCAGCGTCCGATCTTAATTACGGGTTGTTCCAGCGGTATTGGTGCCTGTGTGGCCCATGGCCTGAAAGATCGGGGTTATCGGGTTTTTGCCACGGCCCGTCAGGAACAGGATGTCACACGGCTGCGTGGAGAGGGCTTTGAGTCCTTTTTACTGGACCTGACCGATTCAGAGAGTATTACCGGTTCACTCCAAGCGGTGCTCAACCGTACAGAGGGTGAGCTGTATGGCCTGTTTAACAATGGTGCCTATGCCCAACCAGGTGCGGTAGAGGATCTTAGCCGTGCCTGCCTGACCGCCTCATTTGAAACCAACCTCTTTGGTTGGCATGAACTCACCACCCATGTTCTCCCCATTATGCGTGCCCAAGGTTATGGACGTATTATCCAAAACAGCTCTATCCTAGGTTTTACCGCACTGAAATACCGTGGGGCCTACAATGCGACCAAATTTGCACTGGAAGGTCTGACCGATACATTGCGCTTGGAACTACAAGGGACGGGTATCTATCTATCCTTAGTAGAGCCGGGTCCGATCCATAGTCGTATTAACGCCAATGCCTTATTGGCTTTTCAGCGATGGATTGACCATCAGGGTAGTGTGCACCGGGCCGCTTATGATGCCCAACTGCCCCGCTTGCAAGATGCCCAGCATGTACCCTTTAAGCTGCCGCCTGAAGCGGTGTTGAAGCGGGTTATCCACGCCCTGGAGAGTGATCGACCCAAGCGGCGTTATCCGGTGACAACCCCCACCTATTTGTTTGCTGCTTTGCAGCGGGTCTTGCCAACTGCGATCTTGGATTGGATCCAGATTAAGGTCTCTTAG
- a CDS encoding ATP-dependent helicase encodes MDHPILQNLNQPQLEAVTTTEGPLMVLAGAGSGKTRVLTRRLAWIIQNERISPEEVLAVTFTNKASKEMRERVQELLQSDAPGQAHRFWIGTFHGMSARMLRQFADRLGFGRDFTILDSSDQERMFKRLCEELSFSDKYWTPKRLTHTIGRWKDDGIRPQDLTDREIRKDWERDRIRQMYERYQQALQQNNAMDFGDLLVHCLNLWDQEPEVLTHFQNRFRYILVDEYQDTNHIQYRWIKALAGERHNLCVVGDDDQSIYSWRGARIENILKFEEDFPKTKTIRLEQNYRSTGNILKAAGGLINHNQGRMEKSLWTEDAQGDTIHFLRAESGEDEARFIASEIQTLCPTGAYQNAAILVRTSRQTRSLEEGLMRSGIPYQVVGGLRFLDRAEVRDALAYLRVVASNRDDIAFERVVNVPKRGIGPGALQSLREIAAQEQCSLLDAARFAVDTKAIRGTAIKGLSAFIKVIDDGRNLIHEEVTPAEMLNKLLAFSGYREHVRDMENGSDRIDNLDELRNALSRTESLQMFLEETALATDIQDSGPVSDRVVISTLHAAKGLEFPWVFLVGMEEDVMPHKLAMTEQPEIGLEEERRLAYVGITRAKKRLYITMARKRWMYNKPVFPIPSRFLQELPQDILEDRGFAVKTRRGATGSLAGLPGGIPKKRPKFPMR; translated from the coding sequence ATGGATCATCCGATTTTGCAGAACCTTAACCAACCTCAGCTGGAAGCCGTTACCACCACGGAAGGACCCCTTATGGTCCTGGCTGGGGCTGGATCCGGTAAAACCCGCGTTTTGACCCGGCGCTTGGCCTGGATTATTCAAAATGAGCGGATTTCACCAGAAGAGGTCCTGGCGGTTACCTTTACCAATAAAGCCTCTAAAGAGATGCGGGAACGGGTACAGGAACTGCTGCAAAGTGATGCGCCAGGACAGGCTCACCGTTTTTGGATTGGTACCTTCCACGGTATGAGCGCCCGTATGCTCCGGCAGTTTGCCGACCGTTTGGGGTTTGGTCGAGATTTTACCATTCTCGACTCCAGTGATCAGGAACGCATGTTCAAACGGCTTTGTGAAGAGCTCAGTTTCTCTGACAAATATTGGACCCCCAAACGGCTGACCCATACCATTGGCCGCTGGAAAGATGATGGTATTCGCCCCCAAGATCTTACCGATCGGGAGATCCGCAAAGATTGGGAGCGGGATCGCATCCGCCAAATGTATGAACGGTATCAACAGGCCCTGCAACAGAACAACGCCATGGATTTTGGCGACCTATTGGTGCATTGCCTCAATCTTTGGGATCAAGAACCAGAAGTGCTCACACACTTCCAAAACCGCTTCCGCTATATCCTGGTGGATGAGTATCAGGACACCAACCATATCCAGTACCGCTGGATCAAAGCACTGGCAGGGGAACGCCATAACCTTTGTGTGGTGGGTGATGATGATCAATCCATCTACAGTTGGCGCGGGGCACGTATTGAGAATATTCTGAAATTTGAAGAGGATTTTCCTAAAACCAAAACCATTCGGTTGGAACAGAACTACCGTTCCACAGGGAATATTCTCAAAGCTGCTGGTGGGTTGATTAACCATAACCAGGGCCGTATGGAAAAAAGCCTTTGGACCGAAGATGCCCAAGGCGATACGATCCACTTTCTACGGGCAGAGAGTGGTGAGGATGAGGCCCGTTTTATTGCCTCAGAAATTCAAACACTCTGCCCCACCGGGGCCTATCAAAATGCGGCCATTCTCGTTCGTACATCCCGTCAAACCCGCTCTCTTGAAGAGGGACTCATGCGCTCAGGTATCCCCTATCAAGTTGTAGGGGGCTTACGCTTTTTGGACCGTGCAGAAGTACGGGATGCCTTGGCATATTTACGTGTGGTGGCGTCCAACCGGGATGATATTGCTTTTGAACGGGTGGTTAATGTTCCCAAACGGGGTATTGGTCCAGGCGCGTTACAATCCTTGCGGGAGATTGCGGCCCAGGAACAGTGCTCGTTATTAGATGCCGCCCGTTTCGCAGTGGACACCAAAGCCATACGCGGTACCGCCATTAAAGGACTCAGCGCTTTTATTAAAGTGATTGATGATGGCCGCAACCTGATCCATGAAGAGGTCACACCAGCCGAGATGCTGAATAAACTGTTGGCCTTTAGTGGCTACCGGGAGCATGTGCGGGATATGGAGAACGGTAGTGACCGTATTGATAACCTGGATGAACTGCGTAACGCGCTCTCCCGTACGGAGAGCTTACAGATGTTTTTGGAAGAGACCGCTCTCGCTACAGATATTCAGGACTCTGGCCCGGTTTCTGACCGAGTAGTGATCTCTACCTTGCATGCGGCTAAGGGGTTAGAGTTCCCTTGGGTCTTCCTGGTCGGAATGGAGGAAGATGTCATGCCCCATAAACTGGCCATGACTGAGCAGCCGGAAATTGGGTTGGAGGAGGAGAGACGTTTGGCTTATGTGGGCATTACCCGGGCCAAAAAGCGTCTTTACATCACCATGGCGCGCAAACGGTGGATGTACAACAAACCGGTGTTTCCCATCCCTTCCCGTTTTTTACAAGAGCTACCTCAGGATATTCTGGAAGATCGGGGTTTTGCGGTCAAAACCCGTCGGGGCGCTACGGGATCTTTGGCTGGTCTACCCGGGGGAATACCCAAAAAGCGCCCCAAATTTCCCATGCGCTGA
- the arsS gene encoding arsenosugar biosynthesis radical SAM (seleno)protein ArsS (Some members of this family are selenoproteins.), with amino-acid sequence MNVFSTVLKQHTGTPTMDVASLDLIQVNVGLTCNLQCSHCHVGAAPNRKEQMDWTVMQHVLALVEQSNCTQVDITGGAPEMNSHIQPFIKALRARDVAVQLRTNLVIHNEPQWQDLAPWLQEQGVDLVGSMPCYLEENVDRQRGEGVYQGAITALKRLNGLGYGVEGGSTLNLVYNPGGPFLPPAQCQLEQDYKKQLWDRFGIRFSNLLTITNMPIGRFRADLRREGKEEAYWGLLRESFNPSTVEGLMCRHQVSVRWDGTLFDCDFNLALNMPVNLPGSQQIGGVTVEDLLKRRVVIAEHCLGCTAGSGSSCGGALA; translated from the coding sequence ATGAATGTTTTCTCCACGGTATTGAAACAGCACACCGGTACACCAACCATGGATGTCGCCTCGCTGGACCTGATCCAGGTAAATGTGGGGTTGACCTGTAACCTGCAATGTAGCCATTGCCATGTTGGAGCAGCCCCCAACCGTAAAGAGCAGATGGATTGGACGGTGATGCAGCATGTTTTGGCGCTGGTTGAACAGTCCAACTGCACGCAAGTGGATATCACCGGTGGTGCCCCGGAGATGAATAGCCATATCCAGCCTTTTATCAAAGCGCTGCGTGCCCGGGATGTGGCAGTTCAGTTGCGCACCAATTTGGTGATTCATAATGAACCCCAGTGGCAAGATCTGGCCCCTTGGTTACAAGAGCAAGGGGTTGATCTGGTAGGCTCCATGCCCTGTTATCTGGAGGAGAATGTAGACCGCCAACGGGGTGAAGGGGTGTACCAGGGGGCCATTACCGCCTTGAAGCGACTCAATGGTCTTGGTTATGGGGTCGAGGGGGGCAGTACGCTGAATTTGGTCTACAACCCCGGTGGTCCTTTTCTTCCCCCAGCTCAGTGCCAGTTGGAGCAAGATTACAAAAAACAGCTGTGGGATCGTTTTGGTATTCGCTTTAGCAACCTGCTTACCATTACCAATATGCCCATTGGTCGTTTCCGTGCAGATCTGCGTCGGGAAGGTAAGGAAGAGGCTTATTGGGGGCTGCTGCGGGAGTCCTTTAATCCCTCGACTGTCGAGGGGTTAATGTGCCGCCATCAGGTGAGTGTACGGTGGGATGGAACTCTGTTTGACTGTGACTTCAATCTAGCGCTCAACATGCCGGTTAATCTACCTGGGAGCCAGCAGATAGGGGGAGTAACGGTGGAGGATCTGCTTAAACGACGGGTGGTGATTGCCGAACACTGTTTGGGGTGCACAGCCGGTAGTGGTTCATCCTGTGGGGGGGCACTGGCCTAA
- a CDS encoding chloride channel protein: MLNYLNRLGVNEHIILSAIAIIIGVMVGYGAILFRTLIEGFQHLFLGSGTENVGQLVAGLEWWHVVLAPMIGGALVGPLVHFFFPGSRGHGVPEVMSSVALHGAKMNLKDGVGKMLACSLSIGSGGSVGREGPVVHLGATLASWFGGRLRMSTKHMRTMVGCGAAAGIAASFNAPIAGVMFALEVILADYGLATFSPIVLSSVIATVIARLHLGDFPAFIVPHYTLVSAWEIPAYVGLGLVCGIAGILFMHTLFKTEDVIGKIKAPRWIKPMFGGLVLGLIALQFPQIMGVGYDTMNKALLEQMIGPTMLMLVFVKIMATSITLGSGFSGGVFTPSLFLGAMVGGAFGTYAHALFPAISAGPGAYTLVGMGAMAAAVLGAPIASILILFELTGDYRIMLALMVASIVATLLINQVYRDSVYTKALRRKNIDLWSGRESGLLRHIPVSAIMKRTFEMIPDSMNIRDLKEKIHRTREENFLVVNDQGDLKGIVSFQDIRGVAFEEGLEDLVLVRDIATRELITVTPSDNLYDAFRRMGSGNVEQLPVVSEDNTAQVLGIITNHDVIQAYNHALLEREAEMMDNR; encoded by the coding sequence ATGCTTAATTATCTCAACCGTCTTGGGGTTAACGAACATATCATCCTCTCTGCCATCGCCATTATCATTGGCGTAATGGTGGGCTATGGGGCGATCTTGTTTCGTACACTTATCGAAGGATTTCAGCACCTTTTCCTTGGAAGTGGTACCGAAAATGTTGGACAGCTGGTCGCTGGCCTAGAGTGGTGGCATGTGGTACTGGCCCCCATGATTGGTGGTGCCCTGGTTGGCCCTCTCGTCCATTTTTTCTTTCCGGGTTCTCGCGGGCATGGCGTACCAGAGGTGATGTCCTCGGTCGCGTTGCATGGCGCGAAAATGAATCTTAAGGATGGTGTGGGTAAAATGTTGGCCTGCTCCCTCTCTATTGGATCCGGCGGCTCGGTCGGCCGGGAAGGTCCTGTGGTACACCTGGGTGCGACCTTGGCTTCATGGTTTGGTGGCCGCCTGCGTATGTCGACCAAGCATATGCGTACCATGGTGGGCTGTGGGGCTGCTGCGGGTATTGCGGCATCGTTTAACGCCCCCATTGCTGGGGTGATGTTTGCGTTGGAGGTCATTTTAGCCGACTACGGTTTGGCAACCTTCTCTCCTATTGTACTTTCATCGGTTATTGCCACCGTTATTGCCCGACTGCACCTGGGCGATTTTCCGGCCTTTATCGTACCCCACTACACCCTGGTCTCGGCCTGGGAAATACCCGCTTATGTGGGTTTGGGGCTGGTGTGTGGTATTGCCGGTATTCTGTTTATGCACACCCTCTTTAAAACGGAGGATGTGATTGGCAAGATTAAAGCCCCCCGCTGGATCAAACCCATGTTTGGGGGTTTGGTTCTGGGTCTGATCGCACTGCAATTTCCTCAGATCATGGGTGTGGGCTACGACACCATGAACAAAGCCCTGTTGGAGCAGATGATCGGCCCCACCATGTTGATGCTGGTTTTTGTCAAGATTATGGCGACCTCCATTACCCTGGGCAGCGGCTTCTCTGGTGGTGTGTTCACCCCTAGTCTCTTTTTAGGGGCTATGGTGGGTGGGGCTTTTGGTACCTATGCCCATGCACTCTTCCCCGCGATTTCTGCAGGCCCCGGTGCCTATACTTTGGTTGGTATGGGGGCTATGGCTGCTGCTGTTTTGGGGGCACCCATTGCATCGATTTTGATTCTGTTTGAACTGACGGGTGACTACCGGATTATGCTGGCCTTAATGGTCGCTTCTATCGTGGCGACGCTGTTGATTAATCAGGTCTATCGGGACTCGGTATATACCAAGGCCCTGCGCCGAAAAAATATTGATCTATGGTCGGGGCGGGAGTCCGGCCTACTCAGACACATACCGGTTAGCGCCATTATGAAGCGCACCTTTGAGATGATCCCCGACAGTATGAATATTCGAGATCTCAAAGAAAAAATTCATCGAACGCGAGAAGAGAATTTTTTGGTGGTCAATGACCAAGGAGACCTTAAAGGCATTGTCTCTTTTCAGGATATCCGCGGTGTTGCCTTTGAAGAGGGGCTGGAAGATCTGGTCTTGGTGCGGGATATTGCAACCCGAGAATTAATCACCGTCACCCCCAGCGATAATCTATATGATGCCTTCCGCCGCATGGGTTCGGGCAACGTGGAACAGTTGCCGGTGGTCAGTGAGGATAACACCGCCCAGGTTCTGGGTATTATCACCAACCATGATGTGATCCAAGCCTATAACCATGCACTGCTGGAGCGGGAAGCAGAAATGATGGATAACCGTTAA
- a CDS encoding dihydrolipoyl dehydrogenase family protein — protein sequence MARYPYDICVIGAGSGGLSVAAGAAQMGANVLLIEKGKMGGDCLNTGCVPSKSLLAAAHAAQAIRTADQFGICTTPPEVDMHKVHAHIHGVIGAIEPHDSQERFEGLGCTVIRDAARFVDAHTVEAGGQHMSAKRFVIATGSSPAIPPIEGIEDVPYFTNESIFDNDQPLPHLLVIGGGPIGLEMAQAYARLGSHVTVLVRSKLLPKDDPELAAVVQQCLETEGITLHIGLDFHKVVRVGEGLTLTATKKETGENLTIEASHLLVAAGRTPNVNGLNLAAAGVDFSLQGIPVDHRLRSSQKHIFAIGDVVGPYQFTHMAGYHAGIVIRNILFRLPAKVNYAAVPWVTYTDPELAWVGLSEAKAKARGVWTQTLNKPMQENDRARAEGERAGMIKVVLGKKGLILGAGIVGRGAGELLAPWIFAIQKGWKIGAMTAPIIPYPTRSEIHKGVAGQYFTPTLYGEKTRRIVRWLLKLG from the coding sequence ATGGCACGTTATCCGTATGATATCTGTGTGATTGGTGCAGGGTCTGGGGGGTTGTCGGTTGCGGCTGGGGCTGCTCAGATGGGTGCCAATGTTCTCCTGATCGAAAAAGGCAAGATGGGGGGGGATTGCCTGAACACCGGGTGTGTTCCTTCCAAATCCCTGCTGGCTGCAGCCCATGCGGCCCAGGCCATACGTACCGCCGATCAATTTGGGATCTGTACCACGCCACCTGAGGTGGATATGCACAAGGTACATGCCCATATTCATGGTGTTATTGGCGCCATTGAACCCCATGACTCCCAAGAACGATTTGAAGGTTTAGGTTGCACGGTTATTCGGGATGCCGCCCGCTTTGTGGATGCCCACACCGTTGAAGCCGGTGGACAGCATATGTCCGCCAAACGTTTTGTGATTGCCACCGGTAGCTCTCCAGCGATTCCACCTATTGAAGGCATAGAGGATGTGCCTTACTTCACCAATGAGTCGATTTTTGATAACGACCAACCTTTACCCCACTTGCTGGTTATTGGCGGGGGGCCCATTGGTCTAGAGATGGCCCAGGCCTATGCCCGCCTGGGTTCACACGTCACGGTTTTAGTGCGTTCCAAGTTACTACCCAAAGATGATCCAGAGCTGGCAGCCGTTGTGCAGCAGTGTCTAGAAACTGAAGGCATAACTCTACATATCGGCTTGGATTTTCATAAAGTGGTACGAGTGGGGGAGGGGTTAACCCTGACCGCGACGAAAAAGGAGACGGGGGAAAACCTGACCATTGAGGCCTCTCATCTCTTGGTTGCTGCGGGCCGTACCCCAAATGTTAATGGGTTGAATTTGGCGGCGGCTGGGGTGGATTTTAGTCTCCAGGGTATTCCCGTAGATCACCGTTTACGCAGCTCCCAAAAACATATCTTTGCCATTGGGGATGTGGTCGGCCCGTATCAGTTTACCCATATGGCGGGGTACCATGCGGGTATCGTAATCCGTAATATCCTGTTCCGTCTGCCCGCCAAGGTCAATTATGCGGCGGTACCCTGGGTGACCTATACCGATCCTGAACTGGCTTGGGTGGGGTTGAGTGAGGCCAAAGCCAAGGCACGGGGGGTGTGGACGCAAACTTTGAACAAACCGATGCAGGAGAATGATCGTGCCCGTGCGGAGGGAGAGCGTGCCGGTATGATCAAGGTGGTGTTGGGTAAAAAAGGGTTAATCTTAGGTGCAGGTATTGTAGGCCGGGGGGCCGGGGAGCTGTTGGCACCCTGGATCTTTGCCATACAAAAAGGGTGGAAAATTGGTGCGATGACGGCACCTATCATTCCCTATCCCACCCGTTCGGAAATTCATAAGGGGGTGGCCGGTCAATATTTCACCCCGACGCTGTATGGTGAAAAAACCCGGCGTATTGTGCGTTGGCTGCTGAAATTGGGCTAG